The nucleotide window ATAAGATATACCCACAGTTCTTAGCGCCGTAAAACGGAGCTGTGCGCAGCGCGGACATCCGATGAGCTTCTTTACCGAAGTCTTCATCTACCCCTCGATCATACAGTTCATTATAGCGTTCAACAGTGGCCGCTAGTTTTTCTTTTGGCAGTCCTAATTTATCCGCTAATTCCTCAATCGTATCAGCCTGCTGAACGAAACCGTCCGCAATCAGTCCTGGAAGCATACCTTCCGCAATTACCTGATAAGGGATATTGGGATCCGCATTATTGGGGAACGGAATTAGTCGTGAACAGCCGTGAGTTTTAAACTCCTGAACATACTCTGTCCAATCATTGTCAAACAAAGTGAAGTGGCAGTGATCTTTTTGGAATTCATCAGTATGCAGAATACCTTCATAAGTGCCTGATTCATTAAAGAAACGTTCGCCATCTTTGTTGACCTTTAAAAACGGCTGTGACCCCATCCAGAAAAACCCGCTTTCACCTTTTTTCAGCTGATCAATCCCCGGCTTCGCATCCAGTTTCAGTGCCGCTCGATCAAACATCATCATCGAATGGGTCTCATCAAATTTGCCCCCGGCCCAGATGCAGGCCTTAATCCCATCACCGGACGCCCCCGGAATTGAGCCATTGCGGCCCACCATTGCGACATTTTCCGGCTGCAGTGCCTGAAGCATATCATAGTTCAGCGAATAGCCGCCGGTACAAACAATCACGCCTTTTGAAGCTTTCACCTGGATATAATTTTCGTCCGCATCCTTTGCGATAATTCCGGTAACCCGGCCGTTTTCCTTCGTCAGCTTGATCATTGTTGTCTGATAACGGAATTCTACGCCATGCTGCAGAGCGTAATCCGTCAGCACAATGTTTCCGTTCAGCGGATTTCCCTCGCCGTCATCGCTGCCGGTCCAACGTGGCGAATGACCGGTAGGAAAATGTTTATAACGGTCATCCGGATCATCGCCGCCGGCCTCATGCCACAGTTCAACACCGCGTTCTGCCAGTCGATCCCCATACCAATCAATGGTTTCTCCTGATTCCTCGCAGAAAAGTTTAACTAACCGCTGATCCAAGTGACCATTGGCAATATGCGTCATTTCAGTAATGTAATCAAACTTGTCAATCTGTGTTCCCCATTCCTTTTGATAGCGGGAATTGATCGCTCCCAGATCATCCCGAATACCGCCGCCTGTCGGATACTTTTCAACGACAAGCACCTTAGCTCCGTTCTCGGCTGCCGAACAGGCCGCAAACATTCCACCGGTTCCTGCGCCAACAACCAAAACCTCAGTTTCCAGAGTTTCCTTGATCGCCCCTGCGTCAATCTGCGGTTCCTGACCTAGCCAATCGCTAGCTGCCGTTTCCGGCGTTGGACACGGCTCATTGACCGCCGGTTTATCCTCTGCAGCACAGCCGCCTAACAAACCTAACGCAGCGACGCCCAAAGCACTGGCAGCCGTACCCTTTAGAAATTCCCGTCTTGAAATTCCCTTTTTTCCCATTTTATTTTCCTCCTTTGTTCATGGTTTCTCAAATTATAAATCCGTATCTAAGCCGGGAGTCAACTGCTCGTGAACAAATTCGTAATTGATTTTTTCAGCACTTCCTTGTATATTGATCCTGAAAGCCTGACATCAATAGGAGAAAAAGAGGATGCGAAAATACAAAATCGGTGAATTTTCAAAAAAGGTCGGGGTTACCCAGGAGTTTTTGAAGCATTATCAGAATAATGGGATCCTGATCCCCAATGAGATCACAGAAGCAAAGTATCGTTATTATGATCAACGTAATGCTTCCACCGTCCTGGAAATTATTAAGAATAAAAATTATGGCTTTTCTGTTAAAGAAATCGAGCAGGTTTTTCGGCATCGTTCCACCGCTGAAGTTCTGACCTTAATGGAGCCTAAAATTGAACAGATGCAAAAGCAGCTCATTTTTATGCAGGGCGTGATTGAAGAATATCAAAGATTAAAACAATTCTGTGAAGAAACCCGGCAGGATCAGTGGTTTGTCAAATCGGTTGAAGCTTTTTATTTCCTGCCGCATGTTGACGTCCAGGGGTTTATTGATAATCCGCTCATCTATGAAATCCTTCCCGCCTGGACTCAATGGCTTCCCATCGTCAAATCATGTCAGAAATGCCCTGCCGATCAGCCTTCTGATTATATTTGGGGTTTATCTGTCCCACAGCAGGCGGCAAACCAGATTGGGCTGCCGATCAACGGCAGTGTGCAGGCTTGCGATGGAGGCCGCTTCTTTGAGTATCACAGTATCTTTTTCTTAAAGGAGAAACGGGAGAATCCGATTCAAAAGGCTTTGCTTCAGATGGAAACCCTAGGATTAGAGCCGATGGGTTCCGTTTTCCGCAATATATTAATGTATACGGAATATCAAACTGACAGTTCCATAGAACACAGTATCCTCTATATTCCATTTCGGGATAAAAATACTTCTTCGATAGATTAGGATTCAATGGTAAAATACGCTGATCAGAAATGAACTTGTTTCCGTTGATCATCATAAAGAATTGCGTGTCATCCATTCTAAGATTCTGTTCTCCCATCGCAAAAACGCAGCATAATCGCATCGAATCCGATGTTTTGAATGCTGCGCTTTTTATTCATAAGAAAACTGCCAATCTTTTATTGAAGTTTATTTGCCATTCCGGTTATTGATTATCAAAGGCATGCATCCAATCAACCTTACGGTAATAATAGAAGAAAATAACCGAGCTCATCAGCCAGGTCAGAGGATAAGCCCAGAAAACAACCTGAATCGAATTCACGAGTTTGACCATCAAAGTAATGAAGGTCACCCGCGCCGCGCACCAGGTCAGCAGCATAACCAGCATCGGCACGGTTGATTTTCCAGCACCGCGCAGAATAGCAGCCATGCAATGGGAAAATGCCAGCAGGAAGAAGAATAAAGCTGAAGTTCGTGCACGATCAGTCCCATAGGCGATCACTTGCGGATCGCGGTTGAAAGCCGCAATCAGCCACGGCGCCCCGATGAAAATCAAAATGCCGATACCTTCTGCAATCGCCATCGAACACAAGATGCCAAATCGGGCCCCTTTCCGTGTTCGTTCAAACTCCCGTGCTCCCAGATTTTGTCCAACAAAAGTAGTCAGCGCCATGGTAAACGAGGTTATCGGTAAAAAGCCAAAGCCTTCAATTTTTGAGAACGCCCCGCAGCCGGCCATGGCCATCTGACCAAAGGCGTTGATGTTGGCCTGAACGACGACATTCGCAAAGCCGATAATCGAGTTCTGCAAGCCGGAAGGCAGACCATACTGTATAATCAGCTTCAGCATCGGCTTGTCAAAGCGGATTCTCTTAGGTTCAATTCGATAGACATCCTGAACCTTCAACAGCCGTCTCCAACAGAGCGCGGCGCTGACAAACTGCGAAACAATGGTTGCGAAGGCAGCCGATCCCACACCCAAATGCATTCCTGCCACAAAGACCAGATCCAAAACTATATTGATCAGTGAAGAGATGACCAGATAAACCAAAGGGTGCCGGCTGTCGCCAGCCGCCTGCAGAATTCCGACAAAAATATTGTACATAATAAAGCCCAGTGATCCCGCAAAGTATATTCTGAAATACTCGGTTGATAAACCTAATACTTCCAACGGCGTTCCCATCCAAATTAAAATCTGCGGTGCGAGAAGTACGCCAATTGCCGTCAGCAGCACACTGGCTGCTAAACCGAAAGCTACCGTTGTATGCACAGCCAGCTGAACTTGTTCGCTGTTGCGCGCACCATAGTAGCGAGCGATCACAACCCCGGCGCCAACCGCAATTCCATTGAAAAAACCAACGAGCAGGAAGATCAAATTGCCCGAGGAACTGACAGCCGCCAAGGCTTCACTGCCCAAAAAGTTCCCGACGATCAAAGAGTCGGCGGTGTTGTAAAGCTGCTGAAACAAATTGCCGAAAAAGATTGGCAGTGCGAAGAATAAAATCTTTTTCCAGATCACACCTTCAGTCATTAAATTCTTAGTATTTGCTTGTGTCACTGTATCCCCCTCTTTCAATTTCAAACTGATTCCCTTATCCCCTGACTGCTCAAATCTCCTGTCCTTTTATCATATCAGCTGGAGTGAACTTCAAGTCAATGCTTTTTTTACTCTTTTCATTTACGGCTGCTTCCTTCAGAAAAAAACACATCGCAGTTTAATCGTTTTTGTATTCAGAATGCGTTTTCATGGATATTCATCGGAACTTGAAGAACACTTGGAATGCAACATTCCGACACTTTCCAAACAGGAAAAACAGACGGAATTACCGTCTGTTCAGTCATTTTCGATTAAGCCGGTATACAGCTGATAGTAGATTCCATGCTTTTCCAACAGGCGTTCATGATTGCCGCGCTCAATAATTCGACCGTGATCCATAACCATAATCGCATGTGAATTTTTAATGGTACTTAGCCGGTGTGCTATGACAAAGGTAGTTCGGCCGCTCATCAGCTTATCCATACCTTCCTGCACCAGTTTCTCTGTTCGAGAATCAATCGAGGAGGTGGCTTCATCCAGGATCAGGACCGGCGGATTGGCCAGCGCCGCTCGTGCAATCGAGATCAGCTGCCGCTGTCCCTGAGAAAGTGAGGAGCCATCACGAGTCAGCCAAGTATCATAGCCATTCTCCAGATGTTTGATAAAATAATGGGCATTCGCCAGTTTCGCCGCGGCGACCACTTCCTCATGGGTGGCTTCCGGACGGGCATATTTAATATTCTCTTCGATGGTACCCGTAAATAAATGCGTGTCTTGAAGAACAATGCCCAACGACCGCCGCAGATCATCCTTACGAATCAGCTTCACGTCGATTCCATCATAGGTGATCGATCCTTTCTGAACATCATAGAAACGATTGATCAGATTGGTCATCGTTGTTTTTCCTGCTCCAGTCGCTCCGACAAACGCCAGCTTTTGTCCCGGCTCCGCAAACAATTCAATATCATGAAGGACGGTTTTGCCTTCGACATAACTGAAGCTGACATCATGGAATCGTACATCTCCGGTTAATTTAACATAATCAACACTGCCGTCCTCATGTTGATGCTTCCAGGCCCAATGCCCCGTCGTTGCTTCCGTTTCCTGCATTAGACCGGCCTCATCCTGAACAACATTAACCAGCGTAACCCGGCCGTCATCCACCTCATGGGCCTCATCCAGCAGATTGAAAACACGTTCAGCACCGGCCATCGCCATAATGACGGAGTTTAGCTGCTGTGAAATCTGATTCAGCGGACCATTGAAGGATTTGTTTAAGGCCAGAAATGATGCCAGACCGCCTAGTGTCAGACCGCCGATTCCATTCAGCGCCAGCGCGCCGCCGATAAACGCACACAGAACATAAGAGATATTGCCGAGGTTGCCGACAATTGGCATCAGAATATTCGCATACTTATTGGCTTTGTACGATGCCTCGCACAGTTCGTCGTTGATCTGATTGAATTCCTCAATGGCTTTCTGCTCGTGCGTAAATACCTTGATCACCTTCGCACCTTCCATCATTTCTTCAATGTAGCCATTTTCTTTCCCTAACTGCCGCTGCTGCACGCCGAAATACCGGCCGGACTTCCGCATGATTTTCTGCAGCGCAAACTGCATAATCACAACCATAAACAGCGTAACCAAGGTCAGCGGAACACTCATGACGATCATCGAAAAGAAGACGGAAACAATCGTGATCAGCGAAGAGATGAATTCCGGGATACTTTGAGAAATAACCTGGCGGAGCGTATCAATATCATTGGTATAGACACTCATGATATCTCCATGCGCATGGGTATCAAAGTATTGAATCGGCAGTTTTTCCATATTGCTGAAAAGGTCGTTGCGCAGATCATTCAGCGTTCCCTGCGAAATGACGATCAAAATTTTCTGGGAAATCAGCTTGGTCAGCACACCTGCCATATAAAGGCAGGCCATCAGGCTCAGCGCCCGAAACAGCGGCGCAAAATTCGGATTGGCACTTTGAACCAGCGGCGTAATATAACCGTCGATCAAGGTCCTCATAAACACAGAGGAAGAGACGGAAGCCAGGGATGAAACAATAATGCATAGAATCACCACGGCATAACGGACTTTATAGCGCTTTAGAATGTAGTTCATCAAGCGTCCCAGCACCTGAGTATTCAGCTTTTCACCATTGGTTCCCACATTTCTAGGCCTGCTCATGCTCATCCTCTCCTTTCTTCTGTGTTTCATAAACTTCCTGATAAATGGCATTGCTGGCCAACAGCTCAGCATGCGTTCCAATTCCTTCGATCCGCCCTTCATTCAGTACGATGATGCGGTCTGCATCCTCAATCGATGAAATTCGTTGGGAGATGATCAGCTTGGTGGTATTCGGAATTTCTTCGCGGAAGGCCTTGCGGATCTGACTGTCCGTGCGGGTATCAACCGCGCTGGTACTGTCATCAAGAATCAGGACTTTCGGCTTTTTCAACAAGGCCCGGGCAATGCATAAGCGCTGCTTCTGCCCGCCGGAAACATTGGTTCCCCCCTGCTCGATATGGGTATCATAACGATCTGGAAACTGCTGGATGAACTCATCGGCACAAGCCTGTCGGCAAGCCTGAATCATTTCACTTTCACTGGCTGATTCATTACCCCAGCGCAGATTATCCTTGATCGTACCGGAAAACAAGACATTTTTCTGCAGCACCATCGCGACGCTGTTGCGCAGCGTATCTAAGTCGTAGCTGCGGACGTCAATGCCGCCGACCCGGACCGTTCCTTCCGCGGCGTCATAAAGCCGCGGAATCAGGCTCATCAGCGTCGATTTGCTGGACCCGGTCGGTCCCAGAATACCAATCGTTTCGCCGGACTTGATCTTGAGATTAATATCCTCCAGCACATACTTGTCTTTTCCTGGATAATAGCCGAAAGCAACATGATCGAACTCAATGGAACCGTCAGCCACAGTCATAACCGGATTTTCCGGATTCACAATACTTGGTTTTTCTTCCAAGATTTCAGCAATTCGCTGAGCCGAAGCCATCGACATGCTCAGCATGACGAAGATCATCGAAAGCATCATCAAGCTCATCAGAATGTTCATCGTATAGGTGAACAGGCTCATTAATTCACCGGTAGTCAGGGAACTGCCGACGATCATCTGCGCTCCCATCCAGCTCAGTGCCAGGATACAGCAGTACATCGTCAGCTGCATGACTGGATTATTCCACACCAGGATATTTTCAGCCTTCATGAACATCTTTTTCAGATTGCTGACGGCTTCCTTAAACTTACCAATCTCGGCATTTTCCTTCACATACGCTTTGACAACGCGAATGTTGGTGACGTTTTCCTGAACGCTCGCATTCAGATCATCATATTTACGGAAGGTTTTGCTGAACATCGGATAAGCTTTCAATGTGATAAAGCCCAGAATCGCTCCCAGAAAAATCATCGCGTAGAAGAAAATCATCGCCAGTTTGGCATTGATCATAAATGTCATCGACATTGCAACCACCAGCATTAACGGCGCCCGCACACACATCCGCAGAATCATCTGATACGCATTCTGCACGTTCGTCGCATCGGTCATCATTCGTGTGACCAGACCGGAGGTTGAGTATTTATCAATGTTGGCAAATGAAAATTTCTGGATATTCTCAAACATCGCCTTGCGCAGATTCTTAACAAATCCCGCGGAGGCATACGCTGCATATTTCCCGCTCATCATCCCGCAGAACAGAGATAAAAATGCACAGATCAGCATCAACGCTCCATATTTGAAGACTGCGCCCATATCCCCCTGGTTGACCCCGGAGTCAATGATGAAAGACATCAGAAATGGAAGCATCAGCTCCATTACGACTTCGCCAATCATTAATATTGGAGCTAACAGGGAAGCTTTTTTATATTCTTTAACTTCTTTAAGCAATCGTTGAATCATAACATTCTCCTTTCCTTTTTTACGTTATTCCAGATTCTTTTTGATTTGATCCAAAACAGAAAAAAAGTGTTCCTGATCTTGCTGAGAAATCGACTGGGAAAGCAAAGCTTCCATTCGATCAATATTCTCAGTCATTTTCTGGTTCAGCTGCAGCGCTTTTTCCGTCAGCACCAGTTTCTTTAATCGGGCGTCCTGTTGGGCTGAAAGTCGATAAAGATAACCATCCCGCTCCAGAACATTCAAAATCTCACTGGCCGTGGACCGCCGAATCCGCAGTTCCTTTTCAAGATCCCGCTGAAAGACATCGTGATCTTGATTGGCGATCAGATAACCAATCGTCCGAGTCTGAACAAACGTCAGTTCGCAGTCGTTTTCATGCCGGAATTGTTCCATTTTCTGATGGATCATCTGTTGAATTTCACGAATTTCATATCCAATTCTCCGCTGCATTGCGTCACCCTCTTTTGTTAGGACACTAACATTCTACTCCGATTTGCGAACTTGTCAATCAGGTTTATTGTGAATTTTAAGTGAAATTTAACGAATTGATAAATTCATCCAAGTCGCAGACTTAGCTCTAACGAAAGAAAAGCCAACTCCCACTTCGATATATTCTCTATTTTCACGAAGAAAGAAAGGCGAAATTGTTTTTCAGACTCTGAAGCTGCCAAAAAAATTCATCGTGCCTAACTCCCTTTCTTACCAACCGCATAGCTTAGGGGGAAAGGAGGAATCAATGATGGCTTATGCATTACGGTTAGGCAGCAACGGCATCGATGTAAAAAAGATGCAGTATTATATCAATCAGATTTTGGCGGCGCCGAATCTGACACCCATGGAGGAGGATGGCATTTATGGCCAGAAAACAGAGTTTGCAGTCGCTGTTTTCCAGTATGTCTATCATCTGAATGTGGATGGAATCATCGGACAGACAACCTGGGATAAGATTGTGGAAGAATTTAAAAATCTGTCCAGTCCGGCTGTCGAACGCAACAAAACATCACGGACACTGCGGGTTGGCGATGTCGGCTTAGGCGTACAGAAATTCCAGCAGTATTTGAATGAATTGATAGCACCGAATCCGCGGCTGGTCGTCGACGGCAATTTCGGACAGAATACCAAACGCGCAGTGGAAACGTTCCAGGCACTCAACGGTTTGAATGTCGACGGCGTGATCGGCAACAATACCTGGGATCGTGTTATCAATCGCCTGCAATAATCAAAGAATATCCTTTTGCTTCACAGAAAAAGGTCTGTTTTTCAGACCTTTTTCACACGATTCAGACTTGACGGCGCATCAGGAATTCGCTATGATATTAATAGTTCTATATAGAACATTAGAGCAGAAATCCTCGAGGTGATTCCTATCGAAACACAGGGTGGTTTTTACATTACCCAAATTAAACAGCTTCAAGATCGAATTTTTGAACGCTTTTTAAGCGAGCAGGGATTGAAAATCAGTGGGGGACAGGGACGGATTTTATTCGTACTTTGGAAACAATCGCCCTGCACGATCAGCGAAATCAGTCAGCGGACTTCCTTGGCTAAAAACACGGTATCCATCATGATCGACACGATGGTCGCTCATGGGATCGTCACCCGGCAGAGTAATCCGAACAACCGCCGGCAGACCTGGATCATGCTGACCGATTATGCCTTATCCCTCCAACAGAAATATGACGCTGTTTCTCAGCGTATGAACACGCTTTTTTATACCGGTTTCAGTGAAGGCGAAAAAGATCAGTTTGAAGCTTATCTTCAGCGCATCCTAACGACTTTGCACCAGGTAGAAAAGAGCCAAGAAAGCAATGAGGAAATAAACTATGATGAGTCAAGATGAAATCATCCGCTTTATCCGCAGTCAGAAAGTCGCCGTCGTCACAGGGGTGGACAGAGATGGCTTTCCAAGTCAGAAAGCCATGTTTGCGCCGCGGCGGATTGACGGGCGCACAGTTTTCTATTTTTCGACCAATACCTCTTCCCAAAAAGTTGAAATCTTCCGCAGCAATGCCAAAGCCAGTGTTTATTTTTATAAGCAGGGAAAAGAAAAATACATCGGAATTCAATTGAAAGGAACAATGGAAGTGCTGACGGATCATGAATCCAAAGCCTCGATCTGGCAGCCGACCGACACCCTGTACTATCCGTTGGGCATCGATGATCCCGATTATTGCGTTCTGAAATTCACGGTCACCGGCGGACGGTTTTACAGCGAAGGAAAAACCGAAGATTTTCAGCTCACCGACGAAGAAGCCTGAGCTTCATCAAGCAGAGCATCCTTTCCTTGTCTGCTGATCATCCCAGCAACCTGACACAGAAAAAATGCGCCCTCCCTGTTTTCAATTCAGGAGAAAGCGCATTTTATTTTATTTTTTTTCAGCACAAAGAAACGATTACATTAAAGGGGCAAAGAGTTTAATGACATTGACAATCCAGCGTTTGAGCAGGGGCTGAAACTTCCGGCAGTCCGCCATGGTGATCCGCTGGGAAACAGCCTGCGTTTTTAAGAAATCGTCATGCAGCTGAGCCACTGCCTTTGTTTTCAGCATCCAGGTCGCACATTCATAATGATGAACTAATGACCGATAGTCCAGATTGATCGTGCCGACAACTCCCACCTGATCATCCGAAACAAAGGTTTTGGCATGAATAAAACCTGGCGTATACTCATAAATCTTCACTCCGGCTTCAACCAGAGATGGATAGTACGACTGCGTGATCAGATGCACATACCATTTATCCGGGATGTGCGGGGTGATCAGCCGAACATCCACGCCCCGCTTTGCCGCCATCATTAACGCTGTCAGCAGCTCATGATCAATGATCAGATAGGGTGAGGTCATCCATACATAATTCTGAGCCTGGTTCAGAATATTCATATAAACACTTTCCCCTGTCATCTCATGGTCCAGCGGAATGTCGCTGTAAGACTGAACATATCCGCAGGCTTGCCGATCCTCCTGCTGCGGCAGATAGCGGGAAAAATCAGAGTCTTCATCCCGATAGAAATTCCAGGCTTCCAAAAACATCATCGTCAGATTGGCGACGCCTTCTCCCTGAAGCATGACTGCTGAATCTTTCCAATGACCATGCTTGGCATAAGCGTTAATATACTCGTCAGCGAGATTGATTCCCCCATTAAATCCCACATTCCCATCAATCACTGTAATTTTGCGGTGATCGCGATTGTTGTGGGAAACCGTCAGATGTGCTGTAAAACGGTTGAAAACAACCGTCTTAATCCCCATCGCTTCAAGCTTCTGATCATAATGATCCGGCAGCGTCATAATACAGCCTAAATCATCATACATCATCCGCACTTCAACTCCAGCTTTGACCTTTTCCTTGAGAATCTTTAGCAAGGTATTCCACATCGTTCCTTCTTCTACAATGAAATATTCCATAAAGATATATTCCTGTGCTTTGTTGAGTTCTTCGCACAGGCGCTCGAACATGACTTCGCCCAAAGGCAGATATTCACAATCCGTATGGGTATAGGGCTTGCACTGACTCGCCCATTCGATGTAATGGGATTGGCCGGCATACTGCGGGGCTTCCTGTTGAAGCAAATCTGACGCATCCGGCAGCTGTGACAGTGCGGCCTGACTTCGCTTGACCAATTCAATCATACGATTCTTTTCTTGCTTGCGTACTGGCGTACGTCCGAAACAGACATAAGCAATCCCACCCAGAATGGGAAGCACAAGCATCAGAATGATCCAAGGGATTTTCAAACTGGGTGAGCCGTCGTTATTCACAAGATAAATAAGCAGAAAAAGACTGAGCAGAACACAGAAGGCATAAAAATAGATGAAATAATTGCTCATTTTCAAGATAATGACAAATAGCAGAATAGCCTGCACCGCAATTAAAATCCCTGTGACGATCAATCGGCTGGTCAAAAAATGCAACAGTTTTCGAATCATTCCATGCCCC belongs to Holdemania massiliensis and includes:
- the cls gene encoding cardiolipin synthase; protein product: MIRKLLHFLTSRLIVTGILIAVQAILLFVIILKMSNYFIYFYAFCVLLSLFLLIYLVNNDGSPSLKIPWIILMLVLPILGGIAYVCFGRTPVRKQEKNRMIELVKRSQAALSQLPDASDLLQQEAPQYAGQSHYIEWASQCKPYTHTDCEYLPLGEVMFERLCEELNKAQEYIFMEYFIVEEGTMWNTLLKILKEKVKAGVEVRMMYDDLGCIMTLPDHYDQKLEAMGIKTVVFNRFTAHLTVSHNNRDHRKITVIDGNVGFNGGINLADEYINAYAKHGHWKDSAVMLQGEGVANLTMMFLEAWNFYRDEDSDFSRYLPQQEDRQACGYVQSYSDIPLDHEMTGESVYMNILNQAQNYVWMTSPYLIIDHELLTALMMAAKRGVDVRLITPHIPDKWYVHLITQSYYPSLVEAGVKIYEYTPGFIHAKTFVSDDQVGVVGTINLDYRSLVHHYECATWMLKTKAVAQLHDDFLKTQAVSQRITMADCRKFQPLLKRWIVNVIKLFAPLM